In Streptomyces sp. NBC_01426, one genomic interval encodes:
- a CDS encoding lysophospholipid acyltransferase family protein: protein MKFSIGGSLKLAFRPWVEGLENIPAEGPAILASNHLSFSDSFFLPAVLDRKVTFIAKAEYFTSPGVKGKLTAAFFKGVGQLPVDRSGARGAGEAAIKSGIDVIERGELFGIYPEGTRSPDGRLYRGKPGGLARVALATGAPVIPVAMIDTEKIQPPGKVMPKLMRPGIRIGKPLDFSRYHGMDGDRFILRSVTDEVMYEIMKLSGQEYVDIYATAAKRQIADAEKAAKAEKTDKNDKGEQGAE, encoded by the coding sequence ATGAAGTTCTCGATCGGCGGTTCCCTGAAGCTCGCCTTCAGGCCGTGGGTGGAGGGCCTCGAAAACATTCCCGCTGAGGGGCCGGCGATCCTCGCGAGCAACCACCTGTCCTTCTCGGACTCCTTCTTCCTTCCGGCCGTGCTCGACCGGAAGGTGACCTTCATCGCGAAGGCGGAGTACTTCACCTCCCCCGGCGTCAAGGGCAAGCTGACGGCCGCCTTCTTCAAGGGCGTCGGCCAGCTCCCGGTGGACCGTTCCGGCGCGCGCGGTGCCGGCGAGGCCGCCATCAAGAGCGGCATCGACGTCATCGAACGCGGAGAGCTGTTCGGTATCTACCCGGAGGGGACGCGTTCACCCGACGGCCGCCTCTACCGGGGCAAGCCCGGCGGCCTGGCCCGGGTGGCCCTCGCCACCGGAGCCCCGGTGATCCCGGTCGCGATGATCGACACCGAGAAGATCCAGCCTCCCGGCAAGGTGATGCCGAAGCTGATGCGCCCCGGCATCCGGATCGGCAAGCCGCTGGACTTCAGCCGCTACCACGGCATGGACGGCGACCGGTTCATCCTGCGCTCGGTGACCGACGAGGTCATGTACGAGATCATGAAGCTCTCGGGCCAGGAGTACGTCGACATCTACGCGACGGCCGCCAAGCGGCAGATCGCGGACGCCGAGAAGGCCGCCAAGGCCGAGAAGACGGACAAGAACGACAAGGGCGAGCAGGGCGCGGAGTAG
- the macS gene encoding MacS family sensor histidine kinase, producing the protein MAKRERVVRMSVEQPLWRALTGYRLLTMVYAVLLFASAYKEFDHPGVAIGYLAVLTVWTLATHRRVANAASCTKPFLGADLGVAIAGILLTPLADTAERIAGGGPTLPSIWTAGSVLAFAIKGGWRWAGFASTFVAAANIVVHGGDPTRDTLHNVLLVWVASIAIGYVVEVARASEATLARALEIEAATRERERLARDIHDGVLQVLAMVQRRGTELGGEAADLGRMAGEQEVALRTLVSSGLVPTSRISRDESLGALVDSYDEEEPAAGNGELDLRGLLAPHAGSRVSFAEPGTPVPLPAPAARELAAAVGAALDNVRKHAGEGARAWILVEDWGDEVIVTVRDDGPGIPAGRLDQAEGEGRMGVALSIRGRLRDLGGTAELVSVPGQGTEVELKVPRGRTQ; encoded by the coding sequence ATGGCGAAGCGCGAGCGCGTCGTGCGCATGTCGGTCGAGCAGCCGCTGTGGCGGGCCCTGACGGGCTACCGGCTGCTGACCATGGTCTACGCGGTGCTGCTGTTCGCCTCCGCGTACAAGGAGTTCGACCACCCCGGCGTCGCGATCGGCTACCTCGCGGTCCTCACCGTCTGGACGTTGGCCACCCACCGCCGGGTGGCCAACGCGGCGAGCTGCACCAAGCCCTTCCTCGGCGCCGACCTCGGCGTCGCGATCGCCGGGATCCTCCTCACCCCGCTCGCCGACACCGCGGAGCGGATCGCGGGCGGCGGCCCCACCCTCCCCAGTATCTGGACGGCCGGCTCGGTCCTCGCCTTCGCCATCAAGGGCGGCTGGCGCTGGGCCGGCTTCGCCTCCACCTTCGTGGCCGCCGCCAACATCGTGGTCCACGGCGGCGACCCCACCCGCGACACCCTCCACAACGTCCTGCTGGTCTGGGTCGCCTCCATCGCCATCGGCTACGTGGTCGAGGTCGCCCGGGCCAGTGAGGCCACCCTGGCCCGCGCCCTGGAGATCGAGGCCGCCACCCGCGAACGCGAGCGCCTGGCCCGCGACATCCACGACGGGGTCCTCCAGGTCCTCGCGATGGTCCAACGGCGCGGCACCGAACTGGGCGGCGAGGCGGCCGACCTGGGCCGGATGGCGGGGGAGCAGGAGGTGGCGCTGCGCACCCTGGTCTCCAGCGGGCTCGTGCCCACCTCCCGGATCTCCCGCGACGAGTCGCTCGGCGCGCTCGTGGACTCCTACGACGAAGAGGAGCCGGCCGCCGGGAACGGCGAGCTGGACCTGCGCGGCCTCCTCGCCCCCCACGCCGGCTCCAGGGTGAGCTTCGCCGAGCCGGGCACCCCGGTGCCGCTCCCGGCGCCCGCGGCGCGGGAGCTGGCGGCGGCGGTCGGCGCCGCCCTCGACAACGTGCGCAAGCACGCGGGGGAGGGCGCCCGGGCCTGGATCCTGGTCGAGGACTGGGGCGACGAGGTCATCGTCACCGTTCGCGACGACGGCCCCGGCATCCCGGCCGGCCGACTGGACCAGGCGGAGGGCGAGGGCCGGATGGGCGTCGCCCTGTCGATCCGGGGCCGACTGCGCGATCTCGGCGGCACCGCCGAGCTGGTGTCCGTTCCCGGACAGGGCACCGAAGTGGAACTGAAAGTACCGAGGGGGAGAACCCAGTGA
- a CDS encoding response regulator, translating to MVVDDHPMWRDAVARDLAAAGFDVVATAGDGPEAVRRANAAAPHVLVLDLNLPGMPGVRVCKELVGADPALRVLVLSASGEHADVLEAVKSGATGYLLKSAGAAELIDAVRRTAAGDPVFTPGLAGLVLGEYRRLATDPAPAAANEPKAPQLTDRETEVLRLVAKGLSYKQIAERLVISHRTVQNHVQNTLGKLQLHNRVELVRYAIERGLDDA from the coding sequence ATGGTCGTCGACGACCACCCGATGTGGCGGGACGCGGTCGCCCGCGACCTGGCCGCCGCCGGCTTCGACGTCGTGGCCACCGCCGGCGACGGCCCGGAGGCGGTCCGCCGCGCCAACGCCGCCGCCCCGCACGTCCTGGTCCTCGACCTCAACCTGCCCGGCATGCCCGGCGTGCGGGTCTGCAAGGAACTGGTCGGCGCCGACCCGGCCCTGCGCGTGCTCGTGCTCTCCGCGAGCGGCGAGCACGCCGACGTCCTGGAAGCGGTGAAGTCGGGCGCGACCGGCTACCTGCTGAAGTCCGCCGGGGCCGCGGAACTCATCGACGCCGTCCGCCGCACGGCCGCGGGCGACCCCGTGTTCACCCCCGGCCTCGCCGGTCTCGTCCTCGGCGAGTACCGCCGGCTGGCCACCGACCCGGCGCCGGCCGCCGCCAACGAGCCCAAGGCCCCGCAGCTGACCGACCGGGAGACCGAGGTGCTGCGCCTGGTGGCCAAGGGGCTCTCGTACAAGCAGATCGCGGAGCGGCTGGTCATCTCCCACCGCACGGTGCAGAACCACGTCCAGAACACCCTGGGCAAACTGCAACTGCACAACCGGGTGGAGCTCGTCCGGTACGCCATAGAGCGCGGCCTGGACGACGCGTAG
- a CDS encoding 6-phosphofructokinase, translated as MKVGVLTGGGDCPGLNAVIRAVVRKGVQEYQYEFLGFKDGWRGAVTGDTIPLDIPAVRGILPRGGTILGSSRTNPFKLENGLRQIKENLAKFEVDALVTIGGEDTLGVAAQLYEEYGIPCVGVPKTIDNDLSGTDYTFGFDTAVGIATEAIDRLHTTAESHMRVLVVEVMGRHAGWIALHSGLAGGANVILVPEQRFDVDQVCAWVTSRFKASYAPIVVVAEGAMPADGELVLKDATTDSFGHVRLSGVGEWLAKEIEARTGKEARTTVLGHVQRGGTPSAFDRWLATRFGLHAVDAVRDGDFGKMVALKGTDIVRVPILEATSKLKTVDPALYAEAGVFFG; from the coding sequence ATGAAGGTCGGAGTGCTGACGGGCGGCGGAGACTGCCCCGGTCTCAACGCGGTCATCCGGGCCGTCGTCCGCAAGGGCGTGCAGGAGTACCAGTACGAGTTCCTCGGCTTCAAGGACGGCTGGCGCGGCGCGGTCACGGGCGACACGATCCCGCTCGACATCCCGGCCGTGCGCGGGATCCTGCCGCGCGGCGGGACCATCCTCGGCTCCTCGCGCACCAACCCGTTCAAGCTGGAGAACGGCCTCCGCCAGATCAAGGAGAACCTCGCGAAGTTCGAGGTCGACGCCCTCGTCACGATCGGCGGCGAGGACACCCTCGGGGTGGCCGCCCAGCTGTACGAGGAGTACGGCATCCCCTGCGTGGGCGTGCCGAAGACCATCGACAACGACCTCTCGGGCACCGACTACACCTTCGGCTTCGACACGGCCGTCGGCATCGCCACCGAGGCCATCGACCGGCTCCACACCACCGCCGAGTCGCACATGCGGGTGCTGGTCGTCGAGGTCATGGGGCGCCACGCGGGCTGGATCGCCCTCCACTCCGGCCTGGCCGGCGGAGCCAACGTCATCCTCGTTCCCGAGCAGCGCTTCGACGTGGACCAGGTCTGCGCCTGGGTCACCTCCCGCTTCAAGGCGAGCTACGCCCCGATCGTGGTCGTCGCCGAGGGCGCCATGCCCGCGGACGGCGAGCTGGTGCTCAAGGACGCCACGACGGACTCCTTCGGGCACGTGCGGCTGTCGGGCGTCGGGGAGTGGCTCGCCAAGGAGATCGAGGCGCGGACCGGCAAGGAGGCCCGTACGACGGTCCTCGGACACGTCCAGCGCGGCGGCACGCCCAGCGCCTTCGACCGCTGGCTGGCCACGCGCTTCGGGCTGCACGCCGTCGACGCGGTGCGCGACGGAGACTTCGGCAAGATGGTGGCGCTGAAGGGGACGGACATCGTCCGGGTGCCGATCCTGGAGGCCACGTCGAAGCTCAAGACGGTGGACCCGGCGCTCTACGCGGAAGCCGGCGTCTTCTTCGGCTGA
- a CDS encoding 2-hydroxyacid dehydrogenase produces the protein MEILAFGVQTDEKPLMEKAFAGRHEVRCLDVFLSEDTAPIAAGYEIVSSSVNADLGGRVLRILADGGTRMIAQRSTGFNNIDLDAARELGLAVSRVSYYSPFSVAEFAWTLAMAVNRSIVRASNRTRDFDFRLNGLMGRDMRGRTVGVLGTGKIGEAFTRIAHGFGMNLLGWDVTPNPACVDLGMKYVDKDTLFVESDLISLHVPLLDATRHIVDGAALRLMKDDAILVNSSRGALVDTEALVDELRAGRFAGVGLDVYEAEAGLFFMDRSLEAVEDDTLARLITFPNVVVTSHQAYYTHDAVGQIIDATLANVQDYLAGRRSENTLSP, from the coding sequence GTGGAGATCCTCGCCTTCGGGGTGCAGACGGACGAGAAGCCGCTCATGGAGAAGGCGTTCGCCGGCCGGCACGAGGTGCGCTGCCTGGACGTGTTCCTGAGCGAGGACACCGCCCCCATCGCAGCCGGGTACGAGATCGTCTCCTCCAGTGTCAACGCCGACCTCGGCGGGCGGGTCCTGCGGATCCTGGCCGACGGCGGCACCCGGATGATCGCCCAACGCTCCACCGGCTTCAACAACATCGACCTCGACGCGGCCCGGGAACTCGGCCTGGCCGTCAGCCGCGTCTCCTACTACTCCCCGTTCTCGGTGGCCGAGTTCGCCTGGACCCTCGCGATGGCCGTCAACCGCAGCATCGTCCGGGCCTCGAACCGCACCCGGGACTTCGACTTCCGCCTCAACGGACTGATGGGCCGTGACATGCGCGGCCGCACCGTCGGTGTCCTCGGCACCGGGAAGATCGGCGAGGCCTTCACCCGGATCGCGCACGGCTTCGGCATGAACCTGCTGGGCTGGGACGTGACCCCGAACCCGGCCTGCGTGGACCTCGGCATGAAGTACGTGGACAAGGACACGCTGTTCGTCGAGTCGGACCTGATCAGCCTGCACGTCCCGCTGCTCGACGCGACGCGGCACATCGTCGACGGCGCGGCGCTGCGGCTGATGAAGGACGACGCGATCCTGGTCAACTCCAGCCGGGGCGCACTGGTGGACACGGAGGCTCTGGTGGACGAACTCCGGGCGGGGCGGTTCGCGGGCGTCGGCCTGGACGTGTACGAGGCGGAGGCCGGACTGTTCTTCATGGACCGCTCCCTGGAAGCCGTGGAGGACGACACCCTCGCCCGGCTGATCACCTTCCCGAACGTGGTGGTGACCTCGCACCAGGCGTACTACACCCACGACGCGGTGGGCCAGATCATCGACGCCACCCTCGCGAACGTGCAGGACTACCTGGCCGGTCGCCGCTCCGAGAACACCCTGTCGCCGTGA
- a CDS encoding anthranilate synthase family protein: protein MDISRLLDDSCPPFALLRRRTPGRDHDTVELLIGPVHTAERLADLPVGELPTLALVPFRQIRERGFDVRDDGTPLSVLAAEEAYELPLTEVLAALPDHEVRVEDGGFDVPDARYAATVERVIEDEIGRGEGANFVIRRTYEGRIEGFGRADALALFRRLLVGERGAYWTYVVHTGERTLVGASPEVHVRMSGGTVVMNPISGTYRYPAQGPTVDSLLAFLGDRKETEELSMVVDEELKMMCTVGDRGGVVVGPRLKEMAHLAHTEYELRGRSSLDVREVLRETMFAATVTGSPVQNACRVIERYESGGRGYYAGALALLGTDAAGAQTLDSPILIRTADIAPDGTLRVPVGATLVRHSDPAGEVAETHAKAAGVLAALGVRAPAPRPAATGGPLAGDPRVQAALAARRADLAPFWLRMQERPAAAPGHALVVDGEDTFTAMLAHVLRVTGLEVTVRRYDDPGLRATALAWEGPVVLGPGPGNPADASDPKMRTLRALAAELLAGHRHGLLGVCLGHELLAAELGLPLVRKAEPAQGAQTRIDLFGASEVVGFYNTYTAHCPAELAERLALRGVEVARDPGTGEVHALRSAAGFAGVQFHPESVLTLRGAELLRDLLTGVRTAAPA from the coding sequence ATGGACATCAGCAGACTGCTCGACGACTCCTGCCCGCCGTTCGCCCTGCTGCGCCGCCGCACGCCCGGCCGCGACCACGACACCGTCGAGCTGCTGATCGGCCCGGTCCACACCGCCGAGCGGCTCGCCGACCTGCCCGTCGGGGAACTGCCCACCCTGGCCCTGGTGCCGTTCCGGCAGATCCGGGAGCGCGGTTTCGACGTGCGCGACGACGGCACGCCGCTGAGCGTGCTGGCGGCCGAGGAGGCCTACGAGCTGCCGCTGACGGAGGTGCTCGCCGCGCTGCCGGACCACGAGGTGCGGGTCGAGGACGGCGGCTTCGACGTCCCGGACGCGCGGTACGCGGCGACCGTGGAGCGCGTCATCGAGGACGAGATCGGGCGCGGCGAGGGCGCGAACTTCGTCATCCGGCGCACCTACGAGGGGCGGATCGAGGGCTTCGGGCGGGCGGACGCCCTGGCCCTGTTCCGGCGCCTGCTGGTGGGCGAGCGGGGCGCTTACTGGACGTACGTCGTGCACACCGGGGAGCGCACGCTGGTGGGGGCCAGCCCGGAGGTGCACGTGCGCATGTCCGGCGGCACGGTCGTGATGAACCCGATCAGCGGGACGTACCGGTATCCGGCGCAGGGCCCCACGGTCGATTCGCTGCTCGCCTTCCTCGGCGACCGCAAGGAGACCGAGGAACTGTCGATGGTCGTCGACGAGGAACTCAAGATGATGTGCACGGTCGGCGACCGGGGCGGGGTGGTCGTCGGGCCCCGGCTGAAGGAGATGGCCCACCTCGCGCACACCGAGTACGAGCTGCGCGGCCGCTCCTCGCTGGACGTGCGCGAGGTGCTCCGGGAGACCATGTTCGCGGCGACGGTGACGGGCTCGCCGGTGCAGAACGCCTGCCGGGTGATCGAGCGTTACGAGAGCGGTGGCCGGGGCTACTACGCGGGCGCGCTGGCCCTGCTGGGCACGGACGCCGCCGGGGCGCAGACCCTGGACTCGCCGATCCTGATCCGCACGGCCGACATCGCGCCCGACGGGACCCTGCGCGTCCCGGTCGGGGCAACGCTGGTGCGGCACTCCGACCCGGCGGGCGAGGTGGCCGAGACGCACGCGAAGGCGGCCGGGGTGCTGGCCGCGCTGGGGGTGCGGGCGCCCGCACCGCGCCCCGCGGCGACCGGGGGGCCGCTCGCGGGCGATCCCCGGGTGCAGGCGGCCCTCGCCGCGCGGCGGGCCGACCTGGCGCCGTTCTGGCTGCGGATGCAGGAGCGGCCGGCCGCGGCGCCGGGCCACGCGCTGGTGGTGGACGGCGAGGACACCTTCACGGCGATGCTGGCGCACGTGCTGCGGGTGACCGGCCTGGAGGTGACCGTGCGCCGCTACGACGACCCCGGGCTGCGGGCGACGGCCCTGGCCTGGGAGGGGCCGGTCGTCCTGGGCCCGGGACCGGGGAACCCGGCGGACGCGTCCGACCCGAAGATGCGGACGTTGCGCGCGCTGGCGGCGGAGCTGCTGGCGGGGCACCGGCACGGGCTGTTGGGCGTGTGTCTGGGGCACGAGCTGTTGGCCGCCGAGCTGGGTCTCCCGCTGGTCCGCAAGGCGGAGCCGGCGCAGGGGGCGCAGACCCGCATCGACCTGTTCGGGGCGTCCGAGGTGGTCGGGTTCTACAACACGTACACCGCGCACTGCCCGGCGGAGCTCGCGGAGCGGCTGGCGCTGCGCGGGGTCGAGGTCGCGCGGGACCCGGGGACGGGCGAGGTGCACGCGCTGCGGTCGGCGGCGGGCTTCGCGGGGGTGCAGTTCCACCCGGAGTCGGTGCTCACCCTGCGCGGGGCGGAGCTGCTGCGCGACCTGCTGACGGGCGTACGGACGGCCGCCCCGGCCTGA
- a CDS encoding class II 3-deoxy-7-phosphoheptulonate synthase: MTVNAETQAPATKATWRDLPAAQQPSYPDAEALRAVVADLESYPPLVFAGECDQLRARLGAVAKGEAFLLQGGDCAEAFDAVSAEHIRAKLKTLLQMSAVLTYAASVPVVKVGRIAGQYSKPRSKDTETRDGITLPTYRGDSVNGFAFTEEARIPDPERLKRMYHASASTLNLVRAFTTGGYADLRQVHAWNQDFVRSSPSGQRYEQLAREIDNALNFMKACGTDPAEFKAVEFYASHEALLLDYEGALTRTDSRTGKLYDTSGHMVWIGERTRQLDHAHIEFCSRIANPIGIKLGPTTTVDEALTYIDRLDPEREPGRLTFVVRMGADKVRDKLPELVEKVTASGATVAWVTDPMHGNTFEAASGHKTRRFDDVLDEVKGFFEVHKALGTHPGGIHVELTGDDVTECVGGGDEIFVDDLHQRYETACDPRLNRSQSLDLAFLVAEMYRDQ; this comes from the coding sequence GTGACCGTGAACGCTGAAACCCAAGCCCCCGCCACCAAGGCGACCTGGCGAGACCTTCCCGCGGCGCAGCAGCCTTCGTACCCCGATGCCGAGGCCCTGCGCGCTGTCGTCGCGGACCTCGAATCGTATCCTCCGCTCGTGTTCGCGGGTGAGTGTGACCAGCTGCGCGCCCGTCTGGGAGCCGTCGCCAAGGGCGAGGCGTTCCTGCTGCAGGGCGGCGACTGTGCCGAGGCCTTCGACGCCGTGTCCGCCGAGCACATCCGTGCCAAGCTGAAGACGCTGCTCCAGATGAGCGCCGTCCTGACGTACGCCGCCTCCGTGCCGGTCGTCAAGGTCGGCCGCATCGCCGGCCAGTACTCCAAGCCGCGCTCCAAGGACACCGAGACCCGCGACGGCATCACCCTGCCGACCTACCGCGGCGACTCCGTCAACGGCTTCGCCTTCACCGAAGAGGCCCGGATCCCGGACCCCGAGCGCCTGAAGCGCATGTACCACGCGTCGGCCTCCACGCTGAACCTGGTCCGCGCCTTCACCACCGGTGGCTACGCCGACCTGCGCCAGGTGCACGCCTGGAACCAGGACTTCGTGAGGTCCTCCCCGTCCGGGCAGCGCTACGAGCAGCTCGCGCGGGAGATCGACAACGCGCTGAACTTCATGAAGGCCTGTGGCACCGACCCGGCCGAGTTCAAGGCGGTCGAGTTCTACGCCTCCCACGAGGCGCTGCTCCTGGACTACGAGGGCGCGCTGACCCGCACCGACTCGCGGACCGGCAAGCTGTACGACACCTCGGGCCACATGGTCTGGATCGGTGAGCGCACCCGCCAGCTGGACCACGCGCACATCGAGTTCTGCTCGCGGATCGCCAACCCGATCGGCATCAAGCTCGGCCCCACGACCACCGTGGACGAGGCGCTGACCTACATCGACCGCCTGGACCCCGAGCGCGAGCCCGGTCGGCTCACCTTCGTCGTCCGCATGGGCGCCGACAAGGTCCGCGACAAGCTCCCCGAGCTGGTCGAGAAGGTCACCGCGTCCGGTGCGACCGTCGCCTGGGTCACCGACCCGATGCACGGCAACACCTTCGAGGCGGCCTCCGGCCACAAGACGCGCCGTTTCGACGACGTGCTCGACGAGGTCAAGGGCTTCTTCGAGGTCCACAAGGCCCTGGGCACCCACCCGGGCGGCATCCACGTCGAGCTCACCGGTGACGACGTCACCGAGTGCGTGGGCGGCGGCGACGAGATCTTCGTCGACGACCTGCACCAGCGCTACGAGACGGCCTGCGACCCGCGGCTCAACCGCAGCCAGTCCCTGGACCTCGCGTTCCTGGTGGCCGAGATGTACCGCGACCAGTAG
- a CDS encoding (2Fe-2S)-binding protein: MYVCSCFGITDKQVKDHAAAGACTPRQIASETKAGTDCGSCVRTIQGILGRGACPRRELLETGNAAAVLAVDPQLAEAA; the protein is encoded by the coding sequence GTGTACGTCTGCTCTTGTTTCGGGATCACCGACAAGCAGGTCAAGGACCACGCGGCTGCCGGGGCCTGCACCCCCCGCCAGATCGCCTCGGAGACCAAGGCCGGCACGGACTGCGGTTCGTGCGTGCGGACCATCCAGGGAATCCTCGGCCGCGGGGCGTGCCCGCGCCGCGAACTGCTGGAGACGGGCAACGCGGCGGCCGTGCTCGCCGTCGACCCGCAGCTCGCCGAAGCGGCCTAG
- the bfr gene encoding bacterioferritin, which yields MQGDPEVLEFLNEQLTGELTAINQYWLHYRIQDNKGWTKLANYTRAESIDEMKHADKITERILMLDGLPNYQRLFHVRVGQTLTEMFQADRQVEVEAIDRLKRGIEVMRGKGDITSARLFEEILEDEEHHIDYLDTQLELIESIGEPLYIAQLIEQPES from the coding sequence ATGCAGGGCGACCCCGAGGTCCTTGAGTTTCTCAACGAGCAGCTGACCGGCGAGCTCACGGCGATCAACCAGTACTGGCTGCACTACCGCATCCAGGACAACAAGGGTTGGACGAAGCTCGCCAACTACACCCGTGCCGAGTCCATCGACGAGATGAAGCACGCGGACAAGATCACCGAGCGCATCCTGATGCTCGACGGTCTGCCCAACTACCAGCGCCTCTTCCACGTCCGCGTGGGCCAGACGCTGACGGAGATGTTCCAGGCGGACCGCCAGGTCGAGGTCGAGGCCATCGACCGCCTCAAGCGCGGCATCGAGGTCATGCGCGGCAAGGGTGACATCACCTCGGCGCGCCTCTTCGAGGAGATCCTGGAGGACGAGGAGCACCACATCGACTACCTCGACACCCAGCTGGAACTGATCGAGAGCATCGGGGAGCCGCTCTACATCGCGCAGCTCATCGAGCAGCCGGAGAGCTGA
- a CDS encoding sulfite oxidase-like oxidoreductase, with product MGQPESRESPGAEQFELPPGQRLQRGWPVTHYGPVPKFKPDRWEFRVFGATADGDKHCWNHEEFAALPFESVVADLHCVTKFSMLGAEWGGVRARTVLALAPPAPQVTHVMVWAEYGFSSNMRLADFGADRTVFATHQGGELLTAEHGFPLRLVVPHLYAWKGPKWVRGIEYMTADRRGFWEERGYHNVGDPWREQRYSYQEEPGDGPEL from the coding sequence ATGGGTCAGCCGGAAAGCCGGGAATCTCCGGGAGCAGAGCAGTTCGAGCTTCCTCCGGGGCAACGGTTGCAGCGCGGCTGGCCGGTCACCCACTACGGCCCGGTCCCCAAGTTCAAGCCGGACCGCTGGGAGTTCAGGGTCTTCGGCGCGACGGCCGACGGTGACAAGCACTGCTGGAACCACGAGGAGTTCGCGGCCCTGCCGTTCGAGTCGGTCGTGGCCGATCTGCACTGCGTGACGAAGTTCAGCATGCTCGGAGCCGAATGGGGTGGCGTCCGCGCCCGCACCGTCCTCGCGCTCGCCCCGCCGGCCCCCCAGGTCACGCACGTGATGGTGTGGGCCGAGTACGGCTTCAGCTCGAACATGCGATTGGCGGATTTCGGCGCGGACCGCACGGTCTTCGCCACCCATCAGGGTGGCGAACTGCTGACCGCCGAGCACGGTTTCCCCCTGCGTCTCGTGGTCCCGCACCTCTACGCCTGGAAGGGCCCCAAGTGGGTCCGCGGCATCGAGTACATGACCGCCGACCGGCGGGGTTTCTGGGAGGAGCGGGGCTACCACAACGTCGGTGACCCCTGGCGCGAGCAGCGCTACTCGTACCAGGAGGAGCCGGGGGACGGCCCGGAGCTCTGA
- a CDS encoding DUF4396 domain-containing protein produces MDHAHAHHEHHGPADHADHHDGGHDGGHGRVSWAMAAKATLHCLTGCAIGEVLGMIIGTALGWGNLATMILAIVLAFFFGYALTLRGILGAGVDLRTAVRVALAADTLSIAVMELIDNGVIALWPGAMDAHLSDPLFWIVLAIALAAAFVITAPVNKWMIGRGKGHAVVHAYHH; encoded by the coding sequence ATGGACCACGCACACGCACACCACGAGCACCACGGACCCGCCGACCACGCGGACCACCACGACGGCGGGCACGACGGCGGCCACGGCCGGGTCAGTTGGGCGATGGCCGCGAAGGCCACCCTGCACTGCCTCACCGGATGCGCCATCGGCGAGGTGCTGGGCATGATCATCGGCACGGCACTGGGCTGGGGCAACCTGGCCACGATGATCCTGGCGATCGTCCTCGCGTTCTTCTTCGGCTACGCGCTCACCCTGCGCGGGATCCTCGGCGCCGGCGTGGACCTGCGTACGGCCGTCCGGGTGGCACTCGCGGCCGACACCCTCTCGATCGCCGTGATGGAGCTGATCGACAACGGGGTGATCGCCCTGTGGCCGGGCGCCATGGACGCCCACCTCTCGGACCCGCTGTTCTGGATCGTGCTGGCGATCGCGCTCGCGGCCGCTTTCGTGATCACCGCACCGGTCAACAAGTGGATGATCGGCCGGGGCAAGGGCCACGCGGTCGTCCACGCGTACCACCACTGA
- a CDS encoding deoxyribonuclease IV — protein sequence MTRNPVGGHVPVAGGLASVGLAYAREMGAEAVQVFVANPRGWATPVGNPAQDELFREECARESIPAYVHAPYLINFGSHTEATVEKSVESLRHSLRRGREIGALGVVVHTGSATGGRPREEAYAQVREYMLPLLDELTHDDDPFLLLESTAGQGFSLCSRTWDFGPYFDALDHHPKLGICLDTCHVFAAGHDLAETGGTKQTLDLLVETVGEGRLKLVHANDSKEGVGAHKDRHANIGQGHIGREAFAELFTHAAMDGVPLIIETPGGKEGHAADVALLKELRGPR from the coding sequence GTGACACGCAATCCGGTGGGTGGGCACGTCCCCGTCGCGGGCGGCCTCGCCTCGGTCGGGCTCGCGTACGCCCGCGAGATGGGCGCCGAGGCCGTCCAGGTCTTCGTGGCCAATCCTCGCGGGTGGGCGACCCCGGTCGGCAACCCGGCGCAGGACGAGTTGTTCCGCGAGGAGTGCGCGCGGGAGTCGATCCCCGCGTACGTGCACGCGCCGTACCTGATCAACTTCGGCTCGCACACCGAGGCGACCGTCGAGAAGTCGGTGGAATCCCTTCGGCACTCGCTGCGCCGGGGTCGGGAGATCGGTGCGCTCGGGGTGGTCGTCCACACCGGTTCCGCCACCGGGGGGCGGCCGCGCGAGGAGGCGTACGCGCAGGTCAGGGAGTACATGCTGCCGCTCTTGGACGAACTGACGCACGACGACGACCCGTTCCTGCTGTTGGAGTCCACGGCCGGTCAGGGGTTCTCCCTGTGCTCGCGCACCTGGGACTTCGGGCCGTACTTCGACGCCCTGGACCACCACCCCAAGCTCGGGATCTGCCTCGACACCTGCCACGTCTTCGCGGCCGGGCACGATCTGGCGGAGACGGGCGGCACCAAGCAGACGCTGGATCTCCTGGTGGAGACGGTGGGTGAGGGCCGGCTGAAACTGGTCCACGCCAACGACTCCAAGGAGGGTGTCGGCGCCCACAAGGACCGGCACGCGAACATCGGCCAGGGGCACATCGGCCGGGAGGCGTTCGCCGAGCTGTTCACCCACGCGGCGATGGACGGGGTGCCGCTGATCATCGAGACGCCGGGCGGCAAGGAAGGTCACGCGGCGGACGTGGCGCTGCTGAAGGAGCTGCGCGGCCCGAGGTGA